One Denticeps clupeoides chromosome 3, fDenClu1.1, whole genome shotgun sequence DNA window includes the following coding sequences:
- the ubn2a gene encoding ubinuclein-2a isoform X1 encodes MAEPRKVQFVTLSAFAAGPGAECRKRRLDDVAVLNGDEGFEKPETGAGAAGLFIKTGDIDHDCGVGEVRGVTVRLNLNLAEPSEHSSVEFNYPELVQSLQVQAKKAPLSQTCLHDPSDPFNDDEREQQHLEALAKKFVNKYGNAAKKKRKDRMQDLIDIGFGYDESDPFIDNSEAYDELVPASLTTKLGGFYINTGTLQFRAASESEGEEGSKEGTSSKVKDGEEQFKKRKRKEGTGLEEKKPRKNRAPKQGVSALNMHRPEKKKRKKLMKDSLSLAAMLRRFTREKEEMHKKNMGPLHPGLTTHHANHMRHNSYTHGNSSSSAVAAGNSNNDISLADLTADPAMISLLSSANESELQDLLSDLDFTMLDANPLTSSPGRENGMMGVGGCLGPKAGGAAMGRGQVAAGMLSPPLLPDGLPAPLTKRIEDLRAASRQFDQEGRKKFFTLDMNNILLDIELQVQEQPVVVRSAIYSHMEAFVPCNKEALLKRLKKLSLNIQSRPLALLQDDRLRTPLLKLKLAVCSVMPEQIARYSMDCMAKTAAKQQSEEVEKNGSEDDDEEKPGKRVMGPRKKFLWDDKLRVLLCNLVRVKLSYYEQEPQCSLSVEDYLKAFMENEVKPLWPKGWMQARMLFKESRAVHGHLTGLGRKKVVPTSKMSKTKVWIHRPGPVVINPAPSPTLAVRPQTASPSEPICLSDSLDEDLAANSLDSISQALALLSNAAKDLAQNNGPLSSSPPVVSGPAPVTHYSSTAVQSLTVKVESPVMTLANVNTLSTSASPSLSSLPASTSGSRPEAFVTMKDIGSLSQAQIHQIAATYRPATGIKSPSPPKPRPPPTALPLLLPQQQKPFNPPMARPGSAAASPTGLAKNSANKPGGIVVNVSQQPRGNSHTPQPPPRVPSSPSPVPSSPSTSSSHTKHKVVSQSSFITPMQVTLTKSPHSSSSPIIKLTPRPPASTPPPSSSQSSSPTVPHARPQVISSPLQYSPKSPAFRPSFSMQSVVAVKPGAGSYSFAGGQKAPLSAGGSATNPSSVSTPPSGTRQENNVSPLANHGQRQRPVGGNTKATAIRCAATTLPSSTSSSHLSQVSSAAGSSLLGSVPPSLPLGFGMLGGLVPVSLPFQLPPLLNFTPPGAPGCSTMGSPPGTNSGYTLAQNLFKSLQSGSQSALPPQLQLSFSDANQSQGGHVKRKSH; translated from the exons ATGGCCGAACCGAGAAAAGTACAGTTTGTCACCCTGTCGGCCTTCGCCGCCGGCCCGGGCGCCGAATGCAGGAAACGTCGACTGGACGACGTGGCCGTGCTGAACGGAGACGAGGGCTTTGAGAAGCCCGAGACAGGGGCAGGGGCGGCGGGTTTGTTCATCAAAACCGGCGACATCGACCACGACTGCGGCGTCGGGGAGGTGAGAGGAGTTACCGTACGGCTTAACCTGAACCTCGCAGAACCCAGCGAGCACTCGTCGGTCGAGTTCAACTACCCGGAGCTCGTCCAGTCTCTACAGGTACAG GCAAAAAAGGCACCTCTGAGTCAAACTTGTCTCCATGATCCCAGTGACCCTTTCAATGATGATGAGAGGGAGCAGCAACACTTGGAAGCTTTGGCCAAAAAGTTTGTAAACAAATAT ggaAATGCTGctaagaagaagaggaaggacCGAATGCAGGACCTGATTGATATTGGGTTTGGTTATGATGAGAGCGACCCATTCATAGACAACTCTGAAGCT TATGATGAACTTGTTCCGGCATCTCTGACTACCAAACTGGGGGGCTTCTACATCAACACGGGTACACTGCAGTTCCGCGCTGCCTCTGAGTCTGAGGGAGAGGAGGGAAGCAAGGAGGGTACATCTAGT AAGGTAAAGGATGGTGAAGAGCAGTTCAAGAAGCGGAAACGAAAAGAGGGAACCGGATTGGAAGAGAAGAAACCTCGAAAGAACAGAGCACCCAAGCAAGG GGTTAGTGCCCTCAACATGCACCGGCCAGAGAAGAAGAAACGCAAGAAGCTAATGAAGGACTCGCTGTCCTTGGCGGCCATGCTGCGCCGCTTTACCCGTGAGAAGGAGGAGATGCACAAGAAGAACATGGGGCCACTGCACCCCGGACTGACCACCCATCATGCCAACCACATGCGCCACAACTCCTACAcccatggcaacagcagctcTTCAGCAGTCGCTGCTGGCAACAGCAACAATGATATCTCGCTAGCTGATCTGACAGCCGACCCGGCCATGATATCGCTGCTGAGCTCAGCCAATGAGAGTGAGCTGCAGGACCTCCTGAGTGACCTGGATTTCACCATGCTGGATGCTAATCCTCTGACCTCCAGCCCTGGTCGAGAGAATGGAATGATGGGAGTTGGAGGTTGTCTGGGACCGAAGGCAGGTGGGGCTGCAATGGGGAGGGGTCAAGTGGCAGCAGGAATGCTGTCACCCCCCTTGCTACCTGACGGACTGCCTGCGCCTCTCACCAAACGCATTGAGGATCTGCGTGCG GCATCAAGACAGTTTGACCAGGAAGGCAGGAAGAAGTTCTTCACTTTGGACATGAACAACATCCTGCTGGA CATCGAGCTGCAAGTACAGGAGCAGCCGGTGGTGGTGCGCTCGGCCATTTACTCGCACATGGAGGCCTTCGTCCCCTGCAACAAAGAGGCTCTGCTCAAGCGCCTCAAGAAGCTGAGCCTCAACATACAA TCGCGACCCTTGGCCCTGTTGCAGGACGACCGTCTTCGCACGCCCCTACTGAAGCTCAAGCTGGCAGTGTGCAGCGTGATGCCAGAGCAGATCGCAAGATACAGCATGGACTGCATGGCAAAGACCGCGGCAAA gcagCAATctgaggaggtggagaagaatGGCTCTGAAGATGACGATGAGGAGAAACCTGGGAAGAGGGTCATGGGACCAAGGAAGAAGTTTCTCTGGGATGACAAACTCAG ggtCCTGCTGTGTAACCTTGTACGGGTGAAGCTCAGCTACTATGAGCAGGAGCCCCAGTGCTCCCTCTCTGTGGAGGACTACCTCAAGGCCTTTATGGAGAATGAGGTCAAGCCGCTTTGGCCTAAAGGATGGATGCAGGCCAG aATGCTGTTTAAAGAGAGTCGGGCTGTGCATGGACATCTCACTGGCCT CGGCAGGAAAAAGGTGGTCCCCACCTCCAAAATGTCCAAGACCAAG GTTTGGATCCACAGGCCCGGTCCGGTTGTTATCAACCCGGCTCCTTCACCCACCCTGGCAGTTCGCCCACAGACCGCGTCCCCCTCAGAGCCCATCTGCCTTTCTGATTCACTGGACGAAGACTTGGCTGCCAACTCTCTGGACTCTATTTCGCAGGCTCTTGCTCTCCTGAGCAACGCTGCTAAGGATCTTGCCCAAAACAACGGCCCCTTGTCCTCCTCCCCACCCGTCGTGTCTGGACCGGCTCCGGTCACTCACTACTCCTCCACCGCGGTACAGTCCCTTACTGTCAAGGTGGAGAGTCCAGTCATGACGCTGGCTAACGTCAACACTTTATCTACCTCTGCCTCTCCGTCGCTCTCTTCCCTGCCTGCCTCCACCTCAGGGTCCCGCCCCGAGGCTTTTGTGACTATGAAGGACATCGGCTCACTGTCACAAGCTCAGATACACCAGATTGCAGCAACGTACCGGCCGGCCACTGGGATCAAATCCCCCTCCCCGCCCAAACCGCGGCCGCCACCCACTGCATTGCCTCTCCTACTTCCCCAGCAGCAGAAGCCTTTCAACCCCCCGATGGCAAGGCCGGGTTCAGCTGCGGCATCGCCAACTGGACTGGCCAAGAATTCGGCTAATAAACCTGGCGGGATTGTGGTGAATGTTTCTCAGCAGCCCCGTGGGAATTCCCACACCCCTCAGCCTCCACCTCGTGTCCCTAGCTCACCCTCCCCAGTGCCATCTTCCCCCTCAACCTCTTCATCCCACACAAAGCACAAAGTAGTTTCGCAGTCCAGCTTCATCACACCCATGCAAGTTACCCTAACAAAGTCCCCCCACAGCAGCAGCTCCCCAATCATAAAACTCACACCACGCCCCCCTGCCTCTACCCCACCACCCTCATCCTCCCAGTCCTCGTCCCCTACAGTCCCACATGCGCGTCCACAGGTGATATCCAGCCCTCTCCAGTACAGCCCCAAGAGTCCCGCCTTCAGACCCTCCTTTTCCATGCAGAGCGTTGTGGCAGTCAAACCAGGGGCAGGCAGTTACAGCTTTGCAGGTGGACAGAAAGCGCCCCTCAGTGCAGGTGGCAGTGCCACCAACCCCAGTTCTGTCAGCACACCTCCTTCAGGCACTCGCCAAGAAAACAACGTCTCCCCATTAGCCAATCACGGACAGAGGCAAAGGCCGGTGGGGGGCAACACCAAGGCCACGGCCATCCGATGTGCGGCAACCACgctaccctcctccacatcgTCCTCACACCTCTCTCAA GTGTCAtcagcagcaggcagcagcTTGTTGGGCTCGGTTCCCCCATCACTGCCCCTGGGCTTTGGCATGTTGGGTGGACTGGTCCCAGTCTCCCTGCCCTTCCAATTACCCCCCCTGCTCAATTTCACTCCGCCCGGTGCTCCAGGCTGCAGCACCATGGGCTCCCCACCTGGAACCAACTCAGGATACACACTGGCACAGA ATCTGTTTAAGAGTCTCCAGTCAGGGTCTCAGTCTGCTCTACCTCCTCAGTTGCAGCTCTCGTTCTCAG aTGCAAACCAAAGCCAAGGCGGACATGTGAAGAGGAAGTCTCACTGA